A stretch of DNA from Streptomyces xanthii:
CAGCCGGGCCCGGGCGAGCCGCACCGCGTCGGGCGCGCCCGCGCCGGCGGTGCCGGTACCGGTGGCGCCGGTCACCGCTCGGCCCCGATCGTCATCGGCACCCCGCGCGAGATCCCGGTCCGCAGTTGGAGCGCGAGCGCCACGTCCTCGGCGAAGGGCCGGTCCCGTCCGGCCAGGTCGGCGACGGTCCAGGCCACGCGCAGCACCCGGTCGAGGCCGCGCGCGGTGAGGAAGCCGCGCTCCAGGTCCAGCTCGGCCTCGTCCAGGGCTCCGGGTGCGGCGGACCACCGGGTGCGCAGGGCATGACCGGGCACCTCGCTGTTGGTCCGCCAGGGCGTCTCCGCGAGCCGTGCCGCCGCCCGCTCCCTGGCCTGCCTGACCCGGTCGGCGACGGTCCGGGTGCTCTCGCCGCGGGGGCCGTACCCCGCGAGCTCGTTCCGCGTGACGGCGTCCACCTCGACGCGCAGGTCGACGCGGTCGAGCAGGGGGCCGGAGAGCCGGGCCTGGTAGCGCCGTACGGTCGCCGGCGGGCAGTCGCACTCACCCCCGAGCGCCCGGTACTGCCCGCAGGGGCACGGGTTCGCGGCCAGTGCCATGAGGAACCGCGCGGGCAGCCGCACCACCCCGGCGCTGCGGGCGATGACCACGTGCCCCGCCTCCAGGGGCTGGCGCAGCGCGTCGAGCGCCTTGCCACTGAATTCGGGCGCCTCGTCGAGGAAGAGCACGCCCCGGTGCGACAGCGACACCGCTCCGGGCCGTGCGACGCCGGGGCCGCCGCCGACCAGGGACTGCATGGTCGCGGAGTGGTGGGGCGCGCAGTACGGCGCGGTGTCGATCATGGACTTGCCCGGTGGCAGCATGCCGGCGACCGAGTGGATGGCCGTGACCTCGAGCGCCTCGCCGCGGGTGAGCGGTGGCAGCAGGGCGGGCAGTCGCTCGGCGAGCATCGTCTTGCCCGCGCCGGGCGGGCCCGACAGCATGACGTGGTGTCCGCCCGCGGCGGCGACCTCCATGGCGGTGCGCGCCGACAGCTGGCCGACGACGTCCGCGAGGTCGAGCCCGTGCCCGTCGAGCGTCAGGCCGCCGATGTCGGCGCCGCTGCCGGGCATGCTGAGTCCGGCCAGCATCGGATCCGGGCGGCCGGAGGGCTCCGGCTCCTCCTCCGGGACGGGCTCGTCGGTGAGCACCGCGATGAGCTGGCGCAGGCTGCGCACCCCGAGGACGGAGATCCCGGGCACCAGGGACGCCTCGCCGGCCGTGCACTCGGGCACGACGACCTGCTCGTACC
This window harbors:
- a CDS encoding YifB family Mg chelatase-like AAA ATPase; its protein translation is MGFARTCSVALVGVEGVVVEVQADLEPGVAAFTLVGLPDKSLVESRDRVRAAVVNSGADWPQKKLTVGLSPASVPKAGSGFDLAVACAVLGAAERIDPRVLADIVMIGELGLDGRVRPVRGVLPAVLAAADAGYEQVVVPECTAGEASLVPGISVLGVRSLRQLIAVLTDEPVPEEEPEPSGRPDPMLAGLSMPGSGADIGGLTLDGHGLDLADVVGQLSARTAMEVAAAGGHHVMLSGPPGAGKTMLAERLPALLPPLTRGEALEVTAIHSVAGMLPPGKSMIDTAPYCAPHHSATMQSLVGGGPGVARPGAVSLSHRGVLFLDEAPEFSGKALDALRQPLEAGHVVIARSAGVVRLPARFLMALAANPCPCGQYRALGGECDCPPATVRRYQARLSGPLLDRVDLRVEVDAVTRNELAGYGPRGESTRTVADRVRQARERAAARLAETPWRTNSEVPGHALRTRWSAAPGALDEAELDLERGFLTARGLDRVLRVAWTVADLAGRDRPFAEDVALALQLRTGISRGVPMTIGAER